The DNA region TCTACGGGGGGCTCGTGGAGGTCGTGGACGCCGCCGAGTTCGAGGACGTACGTATGAGGCATCCCGAACTGGAGCGGCATGTACGGGCCGCGGACCTCGTCGTCCTCAACAAGACCGACCGGGTAGGGGAGGAGGAGCTGCGGCGCCTGCGAGGGGTGCTGGAAGGGTTCCGCCCAGGGACGCCGGTCGTCGCGGCGGCGCACGGGCGGATCGATCCCGCGCTGCTCTTCGACCCGGTGCACCGGCCGCGTCCGCCCGTGGAGCAACTCTCCTTCGAGGCCCTGCTGCGGGAGGAGGAGGACGGCCACGCGGACGGCTGCGATGCGCACTGCGAGGAGCACGGCGGCGACTGCGGTCATCTCCACGGGGCTTACGAGAGCGTCGAGTTCACTACATCGAGGGCTCTCGACCCCAGGCGCTTCATGGACTTCCTCGACGGCCGTCCCGCCGGCCTGTACCGGATCAAGGGGTTCGTCCACTTCGGGGCAGCGGACCCCGGCAACAGCTACGCCATGCACGCGGTCGGAGGGTTCCTGCGCTTCACGCCCTCCAGGCCGTCACCGCCGGGAGCCGGCGTAACCGGCGTAATGGGCGGAGCCGACGGGTCGGACGGGCCGAGTGGTCCCGACCGGGCGGACGGAGAACCCCTCACGCAGCTTGTGCTGATCGGCGCCGGCGTCGACGGCGAGGCGCTGCGGAAGGAACTGGCCGCCTGCGTCGCCGATCCGTCAGCGGGCCCGTTTACGGAGCCTGATCCACAGGCGATGTGGGGCGTGCTGCGTTATGTGGAGGCGGACCCGGGCGAGGGCCGGGACGGCGCCGACGAGGTGCCGGGCGGGGAGCCCGATGTTGAACTCCCCGCCACCGAGGCGGACTTCGCCTACGCGTACGACACCTGCGCCGACGACGCCTACGGGCACGACTACGACCCGTATGACGACCCCGACGCTGAACTCGGCCGCTGAACCCGGGCCGACCGCGGCGAACCAGGGCCGCCATGTGAACCGTGAAGTGAACCCCCGGCCGCCGGGCCCCGGGGCCTACACCGGTCCCGCCACCACCGCGACCGGCTTCTTCAGCGGCACTCCCGAACCGTCCCTGCGCGGATCGAGTTCGGGCAGTTCCGCCGGAGATCCGTTCGCGGACGCGGCCCTTGCCGGGGCGGGCCCCGCCCACGCCATCGTCAGCGAATCCTCGCCCTTCAGGAAGCGCTGACAGCGCACACCGCCCGTCGCTCGTCCCTTCCTCGGGAACTGGTCGAACGGCGTGAGCTTGGCCGTGCTGATCGAGTCGTCGAGCGTGCCGTGCGAACCGGAGAGGGTGAACACCACCGCGTCCGCGGCCGGATCGACGGCGGTGAAGGAGATCACCTTCGTCTCGCCGGTGAGCTTGATACCGGTCATGCCGCCCGCGGCACGCCCCTGCGGCCTGACATGGCTCGCCGCATAGCGCAGCAACTGCGCCTCGTCGGTGATGAAGACCAGGTCCTCCTCGCCGGTGCGCAACTCCGCCGCTCCTACGATGCGGTCGCCCTCGCGGAGGGAGATGACCTCCAACTCGTCCTTGTTCGCCGGGTAGTCGGGCACCACCCGCTTCACCACGCCTGCCTCCGTGCCCAGGGCGAGGCCGGGCGAGGACTCGTCGAGGGTGGTCAGACAGACCACGCGCTCGTCGTCCTCCAGCGTGAGGAACTCCGAGATCTGGGCGCCGCCCGCGAGACTGGGAGCCGTCGCCGACTCCGGAAGCTGCGGAAGGTCCACGACGGTCAGCCTCAGCAGCCGTCCCGCCGAGGTGACGGCGCCGACCTCGCCGCGCGTCGTCGCGGGCACGGCCGAGACGATCACGTCGTGCTTGGTGCGC from Streptomyces marispadix includes:
- a CDS encoding CobW family GTP-binding protein, with protein sequence MPRPRRVPVIVLAGFLGSGKTTLLNYLLRNSGGTRIGAIVNDFGSIEIDAMTVAGQVDAMVPLGDGCLCCAVDTGDMDGALDRLARPSTGMDVIIVEASGLAEPESVIRMILASGSEHVVYGGLVEVVDAAEFEDVRMRHPELERHVRAADLVVLNKTDRVGEEELRRLRGVLEGFRPGTPVVAAAHGRIDPALLFDPVHRPRPPVEQLSFEALLREEEDGHADGCDAHCEEHGGDCGHLHGAYESVEFTTSRALDPRRFMDFLDGRPAGLYRIKGFVHFGAADPGNSYAMHAVGGFLRFTPSRPSPPGAGVTGVMGGADGSDGPSGPDRADGEPLTQLVLIGAGVDGEALRKELAACVADPSAGPFTEPDPQAMWGVLRYVEADPGEGRDGADEVPGGEPDVELPATEADFAYAYDTCADDAYGHDYDPYDDPDAELGR